ggctgaggacCAGTGGGCTTTCCCCATCCATTCTGCCATGtctaaatggtcagccctgaaagcatacatatgagtagcattatacagactcaGAAGATTATAtgtaggaatacacacacacacacacacacacacacacacacacacacacacacacacgtatatatgccTGTAACAATGATTAATgtaaaaagaggctatgaatttgaaacagAGAAAGCAGGGGCATATGGGAGGACTTAGAGGGAGgcaagggaaaagagaaaggatgtgattataatctcaaaaaaaaaaagaaagaaaattggctTTTAAAAGAGCATTGACAGGCACCCATCTTTCCCAGCAGAGGCTAGTCCATAATCCCTTGCCTCCTCAGTTCATCCTGGCCTTCCCAGGATCTCACTATTCCTTACTTCTTGTGTTCCAGACATCACAGGCCCACCTGACACTTGGGATAAGATGGAGAAGGAAATCCTGGACCACCTTCCCCAGGAGATACAGGATGACTATGGCCAGGACTATGTCCATACACAGAAGAACTTGCTCCAGATCATGAAAGACAAGTCCTTCTCAGACATCACCCCTGTGCTGCAGGACATCCAGCATGCCATTTCTGCCAAGAACCCCTCTTCCTTTTATGCCCCAGGGAGAATGACTTACCTGTGGATCTGCTTCTCCTCCTATTCCCCGACCAGCTTATTGGACTATATTTCGCAAAAATGTTTTATTCCAAAACAGATGCCAAGAGCTCTAAGGACATCGAGTTAGAAGATCAAGGCCCCCATGGGGTAGGAAATGTCACGTTCTTAGAATGAAAGGGAATCCTCTTATTAAACTCATTTTCTACCTCAAATTCTCATTTTGAAATGTGTTGGTTCCTTTTGACATAGTGGCAAGAGGGCTGGAGAGTAGCAGGGGGCACCATAGAGAGTGCTACTGAGACCTCATACCACCCAGAGGCTGGACATTCAGTTCTAGACCACCTCAGGGCCATGACTATACCCATAAACCAAGACCAGCACATATAAGAAGTGTGTTTACACCATACTGAACTCTATTAAGTGTGCACTAGTGTTATGTCTCAACAAATCAATGGGATCTACCCAAATAGATCATAACTTCTTCCTCAAAGATGCTAACAACTACCCGAGTCTTTAGCAAATATAGCCTTTCTGGTACTGGCTAGTTTTGCCATAACGCTGATGGCTGCTTGTCAGGGTGGTGGCTACTTAAGGTTGGGGTTGCTgtggcagtttttttttaattttatttatttttactttgagatgggtctcatgtatcccacgCTGACTTCAaaagtcactctgtagccaagaagccaaggatggcctcaaacttccgatcttcctgcctctgcctccttcatgcagtcaccatgccctgcttgaaagtgtgtgtgtgtgtgtgtgtgtgtgtgtgtgtgtgtgtgtgtgtttgtgagagagagacagagaaagagacagagacagaaagagagagacagagagagacacacagagagagacacagagagagagagagagacagagagagacagagacagagactgagacagagagagagaagacacagagacagtgtgtgcatgtgtgtgtacaggtgcatagGGACCAGAAGAAGATACCCAGTGTCTTGCtgtatcactctctgccttattcccttgaggcaaggtctctcactgaacctggagcttggggTCAcagccagctttttatgtggatgttagGACCTGAACTCGTGTCCTCATACTGTGCACTTGTCACTGAGGTATCTCTTCAGCTCCTGCCATCGAAAGGAACAGAGGAGTTTGTGGCGCGGCTTGCTTCTGCTTTCCACGGCAGAGCTCTCTGCCACACGTGTTGCTCATTGACGGCATTTTACTCATTGGAGAACCACTTTCCAAATTGAAGTCTATCCTGCCCATCTCTGTCAGTTATCTTCTATTCTTCATCATTTCACAGCGCTCACAGCATCCTTGTCAGGGGGACATACTGTCTAAGAAGCTGTTTCCTTGGCTTACCCGTAGAAAGCAAACTCTCACCAGGTGTCAATGTTTACCAAGGGCAGCCACCCCGTGGAGTCCTCAGGCTCCTGTCCTAATCAAGCCTTCTTGCATTCTACCATGTCTTCAGTAACTTCCACCAGGGAGTCGCAACTACCTGAATCATTAACAAGACTCGGAATCAACTTCTCATAGCTCCTCTTAATGTTACCTTGACCTCTTCCCTTGAATCGCAAATGTTCCTAAGATCTAGAATGGTGACCCCTTTCCAGAAAGCTCCAGAGAACCACCATTGATAGCAGTTGTAGCCTCATGAAGttattcttattttgagacagaatcttgttaCATCACCCAGACTAGTTTCCACCTCTAAGGCTCAAGTGATCATCTTGCCTCAGACTCTTGAGTAGCTGGGGCTATGGGCAGCAACCActgtgaaggaggcagaggcaggaagatgagaagtttgaggccatccttggCTTCTTGGCTACATATTGACTTTTGAAATCAGtgtgggatacatgagacccatctcaaagtaaaaataaataaactgccACAGCAACCCCAACCTTAAGTAACCACCACTCTAATAAGCAGCCATCAGGGTTATGACAAAATTAGCCAGTACCAGAAAGATTATATTTGCTAAGGACTCGGGTAGTTGTTAGCATCTTTGAGGAAAAAGTTATGATCTACACCTAAAATGCATTAATTGAACGATGACTCCCACATCAAAAATACTCCTTGATTCAGAGACTACAGGATGAATAGTGTATTGGCATTAAAACAACTTAATCTCTTTGCATAACTGTATGGGGCTCTCCGCTGACCAGGCACAAGCCAGCGAGCAGTAATATTGtaaaagaaatcttttatttCCCCTGAAACAAGTCAAAAAATTGCTGATTCCCACAATAGACCCCCAAATTTCAGCCAGTCACTCAAGGTCTGGATTTTGGGATCAGAGTGACTAGGATAACAGTATAAATTGTGTTGTGTCTCACATGTCCTGGATCATCagcttttttattatatttcaaagAGTAGAGGTGACTGAATGGAGAATTGGAGCTACCATCTCTGGAAGACCAGCAAGCGGCTCATGGCTTTTGTCCAAAGTGACCTGTTTTCTCCAAGGTCCACCTGTGTGGTGGGgtgcttcagttccagggaatgtcCCTGGGAGATTTACAGAGAGGTTTTTCTTTAGCTGCAGTctttgttcttcctcttcttttagtAACAGAGTGTGCCATTGCTGGGTGTGATTAACCCCCTCTTTGGCCCTGCCCTGTGCTCTCTTCCCTGTGCTCTCCTCCCTGTGCTCTCCTCCCTGGTGACCCGAGGCAGAGACTTCCATACAGAGAAGGCTCTAAGTTGAAATGTGCTACATTTTGGCCTgtgtatggtttttgtttgtttgttgtagtttttgttgttggtgtttttgttttttgctaatACTTAAATGCTTGGCCAAAAAATTTCATTGATGGACTTACGATGCACACTTTGAATCTTGAATACatatagtgaaaaaaaaatggaccaggaaagaaaaaaaaaggcctggCCAATAAATGCCACTACATTGTTATgctggacggacacacacacacacacacacacacacacacacacacacacacacacagagcagaggtATAGGGATGCCTAGCATCAATTAACCTTCCTATTTGGAGGTTATGATCTAGGTGTGAGATCCTAGTGGAAAAGAATGCTGTTTCTCCAACTATAAAAGCCACAAggtgtcaggtggtggtggtggcggcggctgcggcggcggcgcacgccttttatcccagcactcgggaggcagaggcaggcggatctctgtgagtttgaggtcagcctgggctacagagtgagttccaggacaggctccaaagctacacagggaaaccctgtttcgaacaacaacaacaacaacaacaacaacaataaaacaaaaccaaaaccaaaaagccaCAAGGTCTAAAATCTGAATTCTGCTTAACTCAACTCACCAGCCTATATGACTCAGGCATAGAAACAAACCTATGGCCTTCCAGAGCTAGGAATGCTTACTGAGTGACATGAAGAGTGAGGGTGACAGTTTCCCGTAATGATACTAATGCTCCCTACTTGGTCCTGGGATACATGTAGTCCTGTCCATTCAACTTTTCAAGTTGGTCTTCCAGGCTTGATGATAGGATGTCAGAAAGGACAATAGGATGATGGAGTCAGAAAGATTCCCAGAGAAAAGATGATGAGAAACCAGAACTAGGTTTTAGTCatttgcaagaacagcaacagGCAGTGATTCACTACTTAGAGAGCACAGCACACGGTATTACCATGACCAACACTGCcactatcatcattattattgctaccacaaaaccaccaccattacgattatcatcaccatcaccaccaccatccgcATTACCATTACcctcattaccatcatcatcattactattattaACATCATCACACAGCATTTTCTTtacatgtatacgtgtgtgtgtgttgaaaatagattcttctcttatacaatacatcctgaccacagtttcccctccctccactcctcccagctccccctcGCCCTTTTCATGGATCTATGCCCCCTCTGTCTcccatcagaaaagagcaggccttgaagagacaacaaccaaacacaacagaacaaaatacaataaagCAAGGCGAGAGTCCTCACACCAATCACCAATGCTGGACAAGGCtaccaacaggaggaaaagaggcccaagagcaggcaaagagtcagagacaaatcCACTCCTAaagttaggagtctcacaaaaccACCaagattgccacttcagtctctatgagcctatATGCACCCTGTTTAGATGATTCAaagggctgtgttctcctggtgtcctccatcccctctgactcccagaatcctctgcctcctcttccacagggttccttgAGCTCCAAGGGCAGGGACTCGATGGAGACCTCTGATTTAGACTCTCTATCTCTCcaaataatgtctggctgtgggtctctgcaccagcCCCATCTGCTgctgaggaagcctctctgatgaaacCAGACAAagcactggtctatgagtatagcaggataTCATTAGAAAccattttatcaattttttttggacagttatgtttggttctaccctaggtctctgggctattcagtccccagttcctggccatccatgCCGTGTCTGGTGTCTGGTATGGGCTCCCTCTCGTGGAGtaggcctcaagttaaaccagacagTGGTTGGTCACTctcacaagttctgcaccaccattgccccagcacatcttgtaggctgGACAGACTGTTGATTAAAGTTTTAATGGGTAGGttggtgtccacatttctctttctgtagtcTGCAGAGTATCTTACcataccaaagagactagaatgtaggggtgaaggcacCATGCAGTCACTAGTTGGACCATTCCACATTCAATGAGTTGTGCAAATGttctcttcagcaatggggccccacTGTCAGAGTAaccctctgtcctagcatcagcttGGATTGCTGGGGAGCTCCATGTGATTCTCACCTGGCCAACAACTGAACCAAATtcaacccagtcccaccactggaagccttgcctggctacaagagatagccagttgagactctgtatcccccattactaggatcATCCACATAGATTCTAGCAAGTTTCtattgtactaggtttccataccacctCTCAAATGTCCCccaattctagctgtctctccccaaatTCTCATTCCACCCCATCTTCCAACCATATCCCTCCTGCCCTCATCTCCATGAGCCTCCAGTCCACTGAAAACATCTATTCTGTTTCCCCATCTCAGGGAGATAGATCCATTCACCCTCCTCCCCTAGatccctcctctttacctaacctctctggatctacagattgtagcttggttatcatttacttaatggccaATACCCACTTacaagtgaatacatatcatatttgtctttctaagtctagGTTACCTtacccaggatgatttttttctagttccatccatttgcctgcaaatttcatgatgtcatttttttaacagctgaataatactccattgtgtaaacgcaccacattttctttacccatttttcagttgaggggtgTCAAAGTTGTTTTTAGATTctaactattatgaataaagccgcaatgaacatagttgagcaagtgtccttgtggtaggatggcgcatcctttgggtatatgcccgagtGGTGTCTTAAGGTAatttgattctcaattttctaagaaaccaccatattcatttccacagtggctgtaccagtttgcactcccaccagcaatgtaggagtgttccccttgctccacatcttcaccaACATGAGCTgaacttgtgttattgatcttagccattctgacaggtgtgaaaTAGATTccccaaagtagttttgatttgcattttcctgatagctaaggatgttggacATTTATTTCTCGATTATTTGAAATTCCTTTATtgaaaattct
The sequence above is drawn from the Peromyscus eremicus unplaced genomic scaffold, PerEre_H2_v1 PerEre#2#unplaced_3731, whole genome shotgun sequence genome and encodes:
- the Hsd17b2 gene encoding 17-beta-hydroxysteroid dehydrogenase type 2, producing the protein WAVVNNAGVLQLPIDGELIPMTHYRKCMAVNFFGAVEVTKVFLPLLRKSKGRLVNVSSMGAEVPIQMMAAYCSTKAALTMFSSIIRQEVSRWGVKVVTIQPGGFKTNITGPPDTWDKMEKEILDHLPQEIQDDYGQDYVHTQKNLLQIMKDKSFSDITPVLQDIQHAISAKNPSSFYAPGRMTYLWICFSSYSPTSLLDYISQKCFIPKQMPRALRTSS